Proteins from a single region of Natrinema amylolyticum:
- a CDS encoding IclR family transcriptional regulator, with product MGYKAKHPVKATETTLQIIDLLQEINKAGVTELATKLDLAPSAVHNHLSTLQEHRYVVKDGSKYRLGLRFLELGGYTRHRMELYNTAKPELKPLAKETGEKTNLMVEEHGLGIYIYRSMGNEAIQIDTYTGESAYLHNTALGKAILAHLPKERVQEIVDRHGLPSATERTITDVDELFEALAEIRDRGFAFDDEERINGLRCVAVPLLDDEEAIGAISVTGPRSRMTDERFREEIPNKLSQKANLIELDLSY from the coding sequence GTGGGATACAAAGCCAAACACCCGGTCAAGGCGACCGAAACGACTCTCCAGATCATCGACCTCCTCCAAGAGATAAACAAAGCGGGCGTGACAGAACTCGCCACGAAACTCGACCTCGCTCCCAGTGCCGTTCACAACCACCTCAGCACGCTTCAGGAGCACCGATACGTCGTCAAAGACGGATCAAAGTACCGACTAGGGCTCCGGTTTCTCGAGTTAGGTGGATACACGCGCCACCGGATGGAACTCTATAATACGGCGAAACCGGAACTCAAACCGCTGGCAAAGGAGACGGGCGAAAAGACGAACCTCATGGTCGAAGAGCACGGGCTCGGAATCTATATCTACCGCTCTATGGGGAACGAAGCAATTCAGATCGATACGTACACGGGTGAGTCCGCATATCTCCATAACACTGCGCTTGGAAAGGCAATTTTAGCTCATCTTCCGAAAGAACGAGTGCAGGAGATTGTCGACCGCCACGGACTTCCGTCCGCGACCGAGCGAACGATCACAGACGTCGATGAACTGTTCGAAGCGCTTGCGGAGATTCGAGACCGAGGCTTTGCCTTCGACGATGAAGAGCGGATAAACGGACTCCGATGCGTTGCAGTTCCGCTCTTGGATGACGAGGAGGCCATAGGTGCGATAAGCGTCACCGGCCCGAGGAGTCGGATGACTGATGAACGGTTCCGAGAAGAGATACCCAATAAACTCTCTCAGAAGGCGAACCTGATTGAACTCGATTTGAGCTACTGA